GGCCGTTCGTCGCGTTGGTGATGAGCGGCGCGAAGTAATCGGCCGTGTCGGTGCGCGCTTCGGCCGCGCGCGCCATCGTGCCGCGCGGATTGGGCACGGCCCACGAATCCTGCATCTCTTCGCCCATCGGGCGATCATCGGCGGAGAGCGGGCGAACCAGCGCCCACCCGGCGACGAGCGCCCGGCGCGGCACCCGCGCCCGCACCGTGTCGCCGGGAGGCACGAGACGCGACGAGTCCCCGATGGTAAGCCTCACCGTGCCGGCGAGGTCGTTGGCGAACACGAACGTCGGCCGGCCAAGGACGCGGGAGGCGGCGTACGCACCGGCGAGCACGAGCATCGACGCCACCGCCGCGGCCAGCACCTGTCCACTCGCGCGGTGGGGCGGCACTGGAGGCGTCGGCGATGGCGACGCCGCGCCGGGAGTTGGCTCGGGGGTGGTCATGGCCTGAATAGGCCGCCGCACCGGGCGCCGGGTCAACCCCCGACCGCCCGGCGAGGCGCCGCCCGCGGCGGGATCAAAACATGTAGGAGGTGCCGAGCGCGAACGTCACCTGGTCCTTGGAGGGAGTCGCAGGGTCGCCGAAGACGGCGAGGCTCGAACGGTCGTAGCGCAGCTCGGGCCGGACGAGGACGTGCTGCCACCGTTTGATGTTGAGCGTCACCGTGCCGCTGCCGAACTTCTGGCCGGCGTTCGGCGGGAATCCGAACACGCCGGAGGTGCGGGTGCCGTCCTCATCGTTGATGTAGTCCCCCCGCACGGCGATACCGAGGACCGGCGTTACGTCGTAGGTCCCCCACGCGCCGAGACCCCACCATCTCGCCTTGCTCCCCGGTGACGGGAGGTCCTGCTCCTCCCCATAGTCGCCCTGCAAATAGACCGTCGCCTTTGGTCCCAGCTTCTGCGTCACCACGATCTCCCCGCCGGAACGCTTGCTGGTGCCGTTGGCCTGCTCGGCGCCGTAGTAGCCGAGCAGGCCGATGACGGTCCGGCCGGTGGGCGTGATGCCGATTCGGCCCATGAACGACTTTTGAGTGTTGTTGTCGCGCACGACGTCCCATCCGTTGAAGACGGCGAGCTCGAAATCGATGGCCGCTGACGGCTTCACGTCCACCCGAAGGCCGGTGTTCGTGAAATTCTCCAGGTACACGAACTGGTTGGCGACCGAGAGGTTCGGGTTTACCACGTCCTCGATCACCTCGATGCCCATGAGCGTGGCGAGCTTGCCCGCCTTGAATTGCACATAGCGGCCCACTCCCGCGGGGATGTTGAGCGTGACGAAGGCCTGGGTGAGGTCGCCATTGTCACCCAGATCGAGGCCGAGCGACTGGGTGACCTTGGCGTCCTGCCCGAAGAGAAAGTCCGCGCGCACACCGGCATCGAAGCGGTCGGTCCGGACCGGCCGCTCGAGCACGACCTTGGCGGCGTTCAGCATGACCTGATCGTGAAAGCGGTCGTAGAAGCGGCCGGCGACGGCGTCGCGGGTGTTCTGCGTCGAGTAGGTGTAGGAGGCGGTCACGAACCCGCTGATGGTGAGCGGCG
This genomic interval from Gemmatimonadales bacterium contains the following:
- a CDS encoding outer membrane beta-barrel protein, with protein sequence MLSLLARDATGQVTAPDSAAPADTSGPPLTISGFVTASYTYSTQNTRDAVAGRFYDRFHDQVMLNAAKVVLERPVRTDRFDAGVRADFLFGQDAKVTQSLGLDLGDNGDLTQAFVTLNIPAGVGRYVQFKAGKLATLMGIEVIEDVVNPNLSVANQFVYLENFTNTGLRVDVKPSAAIDFELAVFNGWDVVRDNNTQKSFMGRIGITPTGRTVIGLLGYYGAEQANGTSKRSGGEIVVTQKLGPKATVYLQGDYGEEQDLPSPGSKARWWGLGAWGTYDVTPVLGIAVRGDYINDEDGTRTSGVFGFPPNAGQKFGSGTVTLNIKRWQHVLVRPELRYDRSSLAVFGDPATPSKDQVTFALGTSYMF